The following proteins come from a genomic window of Sardina pilchardus chromosome 1, fSarPil1.1, whole genome shotgun sequence:
- the si:ch211-286b5.5 gene encoding guanine nucleotide-binding protein G(I)/G(S)/G(O) subunit gamma-5 translates to MSNNNASGNLAVAQKAVKQLRLEASVRRIKVSQAATDLKNFCLQNANKDPLLMGVPSSDNPFRPPKSCTLF, encoded by the exons ATGTCAAACAACAACGCCAGCGGTAACTTGGCCGTCGCGCAGAAGGCCGTCAAACAGCTGCGGCTAGAGGCGAGCGTGCGTCGGATCAAG GTGTCGCAGGCCGCCACCGACCTGAAGAACTTCTGTCTGCAGAACGCCAACAAAGACCCTCTACTGATGGGGGTGCCCTCCAGCGACAACCCTTTCAGACCTCCCAAATCCTGCACACTGTTCTGA